The proteins below are encoded in one region of Ferroplasma acidiphilum:
- the amrB gene encoding AmmeMemoRadiSam system protein B — protein MDNTREPHVSGGFYPDDYEALMDSIKGSMDITMPDIRYKKLIGAIVPHGQYMYSSHTAAYAYKIIQESKKRTFLIIGPNHSKFPAYPAIYLDGYWSTPLGYAKVNSELSERLLLKSDIIHDDKEAHITEHSIEVQLPFLQYLFKSNFTFTPLILGNQGAAIARNIAETIESLEEKPFVLISSNFNHYLPYDKNNELDQILINDIQEMRTLKFYQDIEKYGITACGYGAIAILMLITKNMKGKIALLNHSNSGDYSKDRKRVVGYSAMIAYK, from the coding sequence ATGGATAACACCAGAGAACCACACGTATCGGGGGGATTCTATCCGGATGACTATGAAGCACTTATGGATAGTATTAAGGGTTCCATGGATATAACAATGCCTGATATTCGGTATAAAAAACTCATAGGGGCCATAGTTCCACATGGCCAGTATATGTATTCCAGCCATACAGCTGCATATGCATACAAAATAATACAGGAGAGCAAAAAAAGGACATTCCTTATAATCGGGCCTAACCATTCAAAATTTCCTGCATATCCTGCCATATATCTGGATGGTTACTGGAGTACTCCTCTAGGCTATGCAAAGGTTAATTCCGAATTATCTGAGAGGCTGCTTTTGAAATCTGATATTATCCATGACGATAAGGAAGCACACATAACAGAGCATTCAATAGAAGTCCAGCTTCCATTTTTACAATACCTTTTTAAAAGTAATTTTACCTTTACACCATTAATACTTGGGAATCAGGGAGCAGCTATTGCCAGAAACATAGCAGAGACCATTGAAAGCCTGGAGGAAAAACCGTTTGTGCTTATAAGCTCAAATTTTAACCATTACCTCCCATATGATAAAAACAATGAGCTGGATCAGATTTTAATAAATGACATACAGGAAATGCGTACACTAAAATTTTACCAGGATATTGAAAAATATGGCATTACTGCATGTGGTTATGGGGCTATTGCCATACTTATGTTAATTACCAAAAATATGAAAGGGAAAATAGCCCTATTAAACCATAGCAATTCCGGCGATTACAGCAAGGATAGAAAAAGGGTAGTTGGTTATTCTGCCATGATAGCATATAAATGA
- a CDS encoding Lrp/AsnC family transcriptional regulator, with amino-acid sequence MSTESEPPSEKPVTAIVDVFVDTTKIEDVVNELCRLDRVEEVYEVTGEFDIATVISSRNIEDFRDFLKNKIMKIPGIKSVVSSIVLTSDKGPRSDRKQ; translated from the coding sequence ATGAGTACAGAAAGCGAGCCACCGAGTGAAAAACCTGTTACGGCTATAGTCGATGTTTTTGTAGATACTACAAAAATAGAAGACGTTGTTAATGAACTCTGCCGACTTGATCGGGTAGAGGAAGTCTACGAAGTTACAGGCGAATTCGATATAGCAACAGTTATTAGTTCTAGAAATATAGAAGACTTCAGGGATTTTCTGAAAAATAAAATTATGAAGATACCTGGAATCAAGAGCGTAGTTAGTTCTATAGTGCTGACCTCAGATAAAGGACCTAGGTCAGATAGGAAACAGTAA
- the kdpA gene encoding potassium-transporting ATPase subunit KdpA, which translates to MIGPYYFLIIALVWAIVVLLAWILAKYLQGVYDSGKTIFDKIMDPVDNVIYKILGIDKNQEMGWKEYFLSLFIFSIFTAIISFLVLSFQGVLPLNPMKFAGLKWPLALNTALSISSNTNLQHYAGGSSLSYLGQMAGIQSLQFTSAATGLAVAVAIFRGFVGKKDEKSKLGNFYVDLIRSITRVLLPLSIIGAIIVIALGVPQSLSGYDLTTSLSGISQIIKVGPVGSLVSIMQLGTNGGGYFGANSAYPLQNPGPLSNYVELGMMMLIPTSMPFLFGGMLRNRNEGRTILLASYTLYAIDLAIALIPVTTLGAGMETRFGGFSPVLWTVTTTAFTTGSVNTSLAAMHPLVILAAFMGMIIQATPGGIGVGAMYMLMYIIITVFIVGLMAGRTPEYLGGKITAGDVKLAVIAFLAHPIIILVPTALAYATGAVHGIGLGSGPVGFTQILYEFTSSAANNGSDYLGTQANTTFFNVSTGIVMWAGRFIPILIMLAIAGRMHEKKRSSEAALRTDGLVFPAILIVSIFILAVLTFFPFLAIGPILMHLEGIGNAL; encoded by the coding sequence ATGATTGGACCTTACTATTTTCTTATTATTGCACTTGTCTGGGCAATAGTTGTCCTTCTTGCATGGATTCTTGCTAAATACCTGCAGGGTGTGTATGACAGCGGCAAAACAATTTTTGATAAAATAATGGATCCAGTTGACAATGTTATTTACAAAATTCTAGGCATAGACAAAAATCAGGAAATGGGATGGAAGGAATATTTTCTCTCCCTGTTTATATTCAGCATATTCACAGCGATTATTTCATTTCTTGTGCTATCATTCCAGGGAGTACTGCCATTGAATCCCATGAAATTTGCTGGATTGAAATGGCCACTGGCATTAAATACTGCCCTTTCTATTTCTTCCAATACTAACCTTCAACATTATGCCGGGGGATCATCACTTTCATATCTCGGGCAGATGGCAGGAATCCAGTCCCTCCAATTTACTTCAGCAGCAACTGGACTCGCTGTGGCTGTTGCGATTTTCAGGGGATTTGTAGGTAAGAAAGATGAAAAGTCAAAGCTCGGAAACTTTTATGTCGACCTTATAAGAAGTATAACTCGCGTTCTCCTTCCACTATCGATAATAGGAGCAATTATAGTTATAGCCCTGGGAGTTCCGCAATCTCTATCCGGATACGATCTGACAACAAGTCTTTCAGGAATTTCACAGATAATTAAGGTAGGGCCTGTTGGTTCTCTGGTTTCCATCATGCAGTTGGGTACCAATGGTGGTGGATATTTCGGTGCCAATTCTGCATATCCTTTGCAGAATCCAGGCCCGCTTTCCAATTATGTGGAATTGGGAATGATGATGTTAATTCCGACTTCAATGCCTTTCCTTTTTGGAGGGATGTTGCGGAATAGAAATGAGGGGAGAACCATTCTCCTGGCATCATACACACTTTATGCTATTGATTTGGCAATAGCCCTGATACCTGTTACAACGCTGGGAGCAGGTATGGAAACCAGATTTGGCGGATTTTCTCCAGTTCTATGGACAGTAACAACAACGGCATTCACCACGGGCTCCGTAAACACTTCACTGGCTGCAATGCATCCTCTTGTAATTCTTGCAGCATTCATGGGAATGATTATTCAGGCAACGCCAGGTGGAATTGGGGTCGGAGCTATGTACATGCTTATGTATATTATCATAACTGTGTTCATTGTAGGATTAATGGCAGGCAGAACCCCAGAGTATCTGGGTGGCAAGATAACTGCTGGCGATGTTAAACTTGCCGTCATAGCTTTCCTGGCCCACCCTATAATAATACTCGTTCCAACTGCCCTGGCATATGCTACAGGAGCGGTACATGGAATTGGGTTGGGAAGTGGACCTGTGGGTTTCACACAGATCCTCTATGAGTTTACTTCATCTGCAGCCAACAATGGATCAGATTATCTGGGTACACAGGCGAACACAACATTTTTCAACGTTTCCACAGGAATAGTGATGTGGGCTGGAAGATTTATTCCTATACTTATAATGCTTGCCATTGCCGGTAGAATGCATGAAAAAAAGAGAAGCTCTGAGGCTGCGCTTAGAACCGATGGCCTGGTTTTCCCTGCGATACTGATCGTAAGCATTTTTATACTGGCAGTGCTTACGTTCTTTCCATTTCTTGCCATTGGCCCAATTCTTATGCATCTGGAGGGGATAGGAAATGCTCTTTAA